A window of Perognathus longimembris pacificus isolate PPM17 chromosome 6, ASM2315922v1, whole genome shotgun sequence contains these coding sequences:
- the Trib3 gene encoding tribbles homolog 3 codes for MRATPLATPADPCDRKKGLESSEDLDADCPTRKRARSGPQPELPTCPLPLSPASAPDGAPAAAPASRVGPYVLLEPEEGGRAYRALHHPTGLEYTCKVYPVCEARAVLEPYVQLPPSELVARPVEVLLGPRLYIFFSRTCGDMHSLVRRRRRIPEPEAAALFRQMAATVAHCHQHGLVLRDLKLRRFVFANWERTRLVLENLDDACVLTGPDDSLRDKHACPAYVGPEILSSRTSYSGKAADIWSLGVALFTMLAGHYPFQDTEPVLLFGKIRRGAFALPEDLSAPARCLVRCLLRREPAERLPASSILLHPWLRGDPLPSVPSRPRRREADQVVPGDGPGLEEVEEEEGGDGELSLYG; via the exons ATGCGAGCCACCCCTCTGGCTACCCCAGCAGATCCCTGCGACAGAAAGAAGGGGTTGGAGTCCAGTGAGGACTTAGATGCTGATTGTCCTACCCGGAAACGAGCTCGGAGCGGGCCCCAGCCTGAGCTGCCAACCTGCCCGCTGCCCCTGAGCCCAGCATCTGCTCCAGACGGTGCACCTGCAGCAGCCCCTGCCTCCCGGGTAGGCCCATATGTCCTCCTGGAGCCTGAGGAGGGTGGGCGGGCCTACCGGGCCCTGCACCACCCCACAGGCCTGGAGTACACCTGCAAG GTGTACCCGGTCTGCGAGGCCCGGGCGGTGCTGGAGCCCTACGTGCAGCTGCCCCCCAGCGAGCTTGTGGCCCGGCCTGTGGAGGTCCTGCTGGGCCCTCGGCTCTACATCTTTTTCTCTCGGACCTGTGGGGACATGCACAGCCTGGTGCGCAGGCGCCGCCGCATTCCCGAGCCCGAGGCCGCGGCGCTCTTCCGTCAGATGGCCGCCACCGTGGCGCACTGCCACCAGCACGGTCTGGTCCTGCGCGACCTCAAGCTGCGGCGCTTCGTCTTCGCCAACTGGGAGAG GACCCGGCTGGTCCTGGAGAACCTGGACGACGCCTGCGTGCTGACCGGCCCGGATGACTCTCTGCGGGACAAGCACGCGTGTCCGGCCTACGTGGgacctgagatcctcagctcCAGGACATCCTACTCCGGCAAGGCGGCGGATATCTGGAGCCTGGGCGTGGCGCTCTTCACCATGCTGGCCGGCCACTACCCCTTCCAAGACACGGAGCCCGTGCTGCTTTTTGGCAAGATCCGGCGCGGGGCCTTCGCGCTGCCCGAGGACCTGTCCGCCCCAGCGCGCTGCCTGGTCCGCTGCCTCCTGCGGCGGGAGCCAGCAGAGCGGCTCCCGGCCTCCAGCATCCTGCTGCACCCCTGGCTGCGAGGGGAccccctcccctcagtcccttCCCGACCCCGCCGCCGCGAGGCCGACCAGGTGGTCCCCGGCGACGGACCAGGGCTGGAGGAggttgaggaggaggaagggggcgaCGGGGAGCTGAGTCTCTACGGCTAG
- the Nrsn2 gene encoding neurensin-2 — MMLSCSRSCACSHGSNAEESKWYGVRSYLHLFYEDCAGTALSDDPEGPPVLCPRQPWPSLCWKISLSSGTLLMLLGIAALTTGYAVPPKMETVSDGRFPTLDARAADYNRALSTCRLAGTALCGAAGILLAACLFWAMTGWMSQDTKAEPLDTEADSHVEVFRDEPEQLSPIFHDASGQSWFSTPTSPFGPSSVQTIQPKRDS; from the exons ATGATGCTGAGCTGCAGCCGCTCCTGTGCTTGTAGCCATGGCAGCAATGCTGAGGAGAGCAAGTGGTATGGAGTCCGCTCCTATCTGCACCTCTTCTATGAAGACTGTGCAGGTACTGCACTCAGCGACGACCCTGAAGGACCCCCGGTCCTGTGTCCCCGCCAGCCCTGGCCCTCGCTCTGCTGGAAG ATCAGCCTGTCCTCAGGGACTCTACTCATGCTGCTGGGTATAGCAGCCCTGACCACTGGCTATGCGGTGCCCCCCAAGATGGAGACGGTCAGCGATGGCAGGTTTCCCACGCTGGATGCGCGGGCAGCCGACTACAACCGGGCCTTGAGCACTTGCCGTCTGGCAGGCACGGCGCTCTGTGGGGCGGCTGGGATCCTGCTAGCCGCCTGCCTCTTCTGGGCCATGACGGGCTGGATGAGCCAGGACACCAAGGCAGAGCCCTTGGACACCGAAGCCGACAGCCATGTGGAAGTCTTCAGGGATGAGCCCGAGCAGCTGTCCCCCATCTTCCACGATGCCAGCGGTCAGTCTTGGTTCTCCACACCCACCAGCCCCTTTGGGCCGTCTTCGGTCCAGACCATCCAGCCCAAGCGGGactcttga